A stretch of Salvelinus alpinus chromosome 4, SLU_Salpinus.1, whole genome shotgun sequence DNA encodes these proteins:
- the LOC139573845 gene encoding igLON family member 5-like — protein MRCPVLRNVFAGLLLALLSKGPSVHGAEFGHLPDNITVLEGESIILRCKIDEEVTHKAWLNRSNILFAGTDKWSLDRRVSLVNSNTSDFSIQIERVEVADEGLYTCSFQASNKPRIAHVFLIVQVPARIVNISQDVSVNEGGNVYLFCLAVGRPEPTVTWKENKYGLMSEGEFLDITEIKRHQAEEFECITNNGVTQPDIRKVKVTVNYPPMITDVKNMPAQLGKTAILRCEAMAVPTASFEWYRDDRRPVESDNTLRIKNEKTRSLLLFTNVTDKHFGNYTCFASNRLGASNASMLLFRPGAVYGRGVAVNVGVSAGVGFWLCLSVSLLMKV, from the exons GGCCAAGTGTGCACGGAGCCGAATTCGGCCACCTGCCCGACAACATTACAGTGCTGGAAGGCGAGAGCATCATTCTGAG GTGTAAAATCGACGAGGAGGTGACCCACAAGGCGTGGTTGAACCGCTCAAACATCCTGTTTGCAGGGACAGACAAGTGGTCACTGGACAGACGGGTGTCGCTGGTCAACAGTAACACTAGTGACTTCTCCATCCAGATAGAGAGAGTGGAGGTGGCTGACGAGGGGCTGTACACCTGCAGCTTCCAGGCCAGCAACAAGCCCCGCATAGCCCACGTCTTCCTCATCGTCCAAG TGCCAGCCAGAATCGTCAACATCTCCCAAGATGTGTCAGTGAACGAGGGGGGCAACGTATACCTCTTCTGTCTGGCGGTGGGACGACCTGAACCCACTGTCACCTGGAAGGAGAACAAAT ATGGTCTAATGAGTGAGGGGGAGTTCCTGGACATAACAGAGATCAAGCGGCATCAGGCGGAGGAGTTTGAGTGCATCACCAACAACGGAGTGACGCAGCCCGACATACGCAAAGTCAAGGTCACCGTCAACT ACCCTCCCATGATCACAGACGTGAAGAACATGCCAGCCCAGCTGGGCAAAACGGCCATTTTGCGCTGTGAGGCCATGGCAGTACCCACGGCCTCCTTTGAGTGGTACAGAGACGACCGCAG gCCGGTAGAGAGCGATAATACTCTGAGGATCAAGAACGAGAAGACGCGCTCACTGCTTCTCTTCACCAACGTGACGGACAAACACTTTGGCAACTACACCTGTTTTGCCTCCAACAGGCTGGGAGCCTCCAACGCCAGCATGCTGCTCTTCC GGCCGGGAGCCGTGTACGGGCGAGGCGTGGCCGTCAACGTGGGGGTGAGTGCGGGCGTCGGCTTCTGGctttgcctctctgtctctctcctgatGAAGGTCTAA